Proteins encoded in a region of the Agromyces protaetiae genome:
- a CDS encoding anaerobic C4-dicarboxylate transporter family protein: MNDNVWILFAELLVVILAIYMGTRTSGIGLGVWGLVGVAVLVFGFGEAPGNAPVDAVFIVITVITAASVMQAAGGIDWMVSVAAKVIRRRPKSVVFLAPAMSFLFTVGAGTGNIFYPLLPVIYDVSYQQKIRPERALSVSAVASQVGILCSPVSAATASMVVLLAPEGVDLGKLLLIMWPASIAGLLVASLIMVRHGKDLEDDPEFQRRLAEHLVKPPAEDAHEQKLPRSAVLSASLFLAGVGVIVIFGLFEGLRPIIGTDDDGDPVRVSVTVIIEVIMGVIAALIFLTCKVKASDVPKQSTFPAGMVGAIALFGIAWLANTFVAANNQLIVDGLGALVSGSSAFLGALLFALALFLVAALTTSQSSATNAIVPIGITIGLPASLLVGLWPSAMGIYTLPANGSQVATVAFDQTGTTRMGKFVVDHSFQLPNLVYIVVAIIVGVLLSLVVVA, translated from the coding sequence ATGAACGACAACGTCTGGATCCTGTTCGCCGAACTCCTGGTCGTGATCCTCGCGATCTACATGGGCACGCGCACGAGCGGCATCGGTCTCGGTGTGTGGGGGCTCGTCGGCGTCGCGGTGCTGGTCTTCGGCTTCGGGGAGGCGCCGGGAAACGCGCCCGTCGACGCCGTGTTCATCGTCATCACGGTGATCACCGCCGCATCCGTCATGCAGGCGGCCGGCGGCATCGACTGGATGGTCTCGGTCGCCGCGAAGGTGATCCGTCGACGGCCGAAGTCGGTCGTGTTCCTCGCGCCCGCCATGTCGTTCCTGTTCACGGTCGGCGCTGGCACGGGCAATATCTTCTACCCGTTGCTCCCGGTCATCTACGACGTGTCGTACCAGCAGAAGATCCGCCCGGAGCGGGCGCTGTCGGTCTCGGCGGTCGCGTCGCAGGTGGGCATCCTGTGCTCGCCCGTGTCCGCCGCGACCGCCTCCATGGTCGTGCTGCTCGCGCCCGAGGGCGTCGACCTCGGCAAGCTGCTGCTCATCATGTGGCCCGCGTCGATCGCCGGCCTGCTGGTGGCCTCGCTGATCATGGTCCGCCACGGCAAAGACCTCGAGGACGACCCCGAGTTCCAGCGCCGGCTCGCGGAGCATCTCGTGAAGCCTCCGGCCGAAGACGCGCACGAGCAGAAGCTGCCGCGCAGCGCGGTGCTCTCGGCGTCGCTGTTCCTCGCCGGGGTCGGCGTGATCGTGATCTTCGGTCTCTTCGAAGGGCTCCGGCCGATCATCGGCACCGACGACGACGGCGACCCCGTACGGGTGTCGGTCACGGTCATCATCGAGGTCATCATGGGCGTCATCGCGGCGCTCATCTTCCTGACCTGCAAGGTCAAGGCATCGGATGTCCCGAAGCAGTCGACGTTCCCCGCCGGCATGGTCGGCGCGATCGCGCTGTTCGGCATCGCGTGGCTCGCGAACACGTTCGTCGCGGCGAACAACCAGCTCATCGTCGACGGGCTCGGGGCGCTCGTGTCGGGCTCCTCGGCGTTCCTGGGTGCGCTGCTCTTCGCGCTCGCGCTGTTCCTCGTCGCCGCGCTCACGACCAGCCAGTCGAGCGCCACGAACGCGATCGTGCCGATCGGCATCACCATCGGCCTGCCGGCGTCGCTGCTCGTCGGGCTCTGGCCGAGTGCGATGGGCATCTACACGCTGCCCGCCAACGGCAGCCAGGTCGCGACCGTCGCGTTCGACCAGACGGGTACCACCCGCATGGGCAAGTTCGTCGTCGATCACTCCTTCCAGCTCCCGAACCTCGTGTACATCGTCGTCGCGATCATCGTCGGGGTGCTGCTCTCGCTCGTGGTCGTGGCGTGA
- a CDS encoding threonine/serine exporter family protein, protein MTADDDSAVLRSFLLGLAEALNAASESVDRIRDIMNEVSRAYGRDDTDFVVLPTAIVIETGSGPSAHVALRSSAVATFRFDQIAALYQLVGEARSASVDPADAIRRLNEIGAMRPGQPWPVRVFGHALLTAGLALLLTPTWQGALVAFGLGAVLGLAKLIRSPTLQLVFPVVAAFGSALAVFLIAPYVPVGDPLRLLIAPLATFLPGGVLTTATMELAAGQMIAGASRLVTGLVQLGLLAFGILAAGTILGVGAESYVPLDQAERLPWWAALGGVLLFAVGNFLHFSAPRRTFGWVLLALVVAYAGQSVGQLVAGPTVSGFIGALAVTPLVLWVSSLRHGAPSQLTFLPAFWLLVPGAAGLVGLTEVVGADGGADDFAAALTSVMSIALGVLLGTALYRFVHRGAEEIAAFHIEMPARVVEAVRPSFWARLVHRVGGARRDTDPSAPRATAPEGVTE, encoded by the coding sequence GTGACCGCGGACGACGACTCGGCAGTGCTCCGCAGCTTCCTCCTGGGGCTCGCGGAGGCGCTGAATGCGGCGTCCGAGTCGGTGGACCGGATCCGCGACATCATGAACGAGGTGTCGCGTGCGTACGGGCGGGACGACACCGATTTCGTGGTGCTGCCGACGGCCATCGTGATCGAGACCGGCAGCGGCCCGTCCGCCCATGTCGCCCTGCGGTCGTCGGCTGTCGCCACGTTCAGATTCGATCAGATCGCGGCGCTCTACCAGCTCGTCGGCGAGGCCCGCTCGGCGTCGGTCGACCCGGCCGATGCGATCCGCCGGCTCAATGAGATCGGCGCGATGCGGCCGGGCCAGCCGTGGCCCGTGCGGGTGTTCGGGCATGCGCTGTTGACCGCGGGTCTCGCCCTGCTGCTCACCCCGACGTGGCAGGGCGCACTGGTCGCGTTCGGCCTCGGCGCGGTGCTGGGGCTCGCCAAGCTCATCCGCTCGCCGACCCTGCAACTCGTCTTCCCCGTCGTCGCGGCCTTCGGGTCGGCGCTGGCGGTCTTCCTGATCGCCCCGTACGTGCCTGTGGGGGACCCGCTCCGCCTGCTCATCGCGCCCCTCGCGACGTTCCTGCCCGGCGGGGTGCTCACGACCGCGACGATGGAACTCGCGGCCGGACAGATGATCGCGGGCGCGTCACGGCTCGTCACGGGTCTCGTCCAGCTCGGACTGCTCGCCTTCGGCATTCTCGCCGCCGGCACCATCCTCGGCGTCGGCGCCGAGAGCTATGTGCCGCTCGACCAGGCCGAACGGCTTCCATGGTGGGCCGCGCTCGGCGGGGTGCTGCTGTTCGCGGTGGGGAACTTCCTGCATTTCTCCGCCCCGAGGCGGACGTTCGGGTGGGTGCTGCTCGCCCTCGTCGTCGCGTATGCGGGGCAATCGGTCGGCCAGCTCGTGGCGGGCCCGACCGTGAGCGGGTTCATCGGCGCGCTCGCGGTCACGCCGCTCGTGCTCTGGGTGTCGTCGTTGCGGCATGGCGCGCCGTCGCAGCTCACGTTCCTGCCCGCCTTCTGGTTGCTCGTGCCGGGAGCGGCCGGTCTCGTGGGTCTCACCGAGGTCGTCGGCGCCGACGGCGGCGCCGACGACTTCGCGGCGGCGCTCACGTCGGTCATGTCGATCGCGCTCGGCGTCTTGCTCGGGACCGCGCTGTACCGATTCGTGCATCGCGGGGCGGAAGAGATCGCCGCGTTCCACATCGAGATGCCGGCCAGGGTGGTCGAGGCGGT
- a CDS encoding Type 1 glutamine amidotransferase-like domain-containing protein, with translation MATGAGKAMMERRSDPTHDYILELTGKARPRVLFVGTATGDDAAYIVSFYRTYDSDRAAPHHLTLFHRDIDDLAGLVRGFDVIHVGGGNTANMLDVWKRQGLDEILRGMWRDPDSNVVFAGGSAGGICWFEGGTTDSYGPTLQVLPEGLGFLAGSFCPHYDAEDQRRPLYHRALIDGSLPAGYAVGNLQSLHFDGDRLVTAISPVDDPLALRVEARDGQIVEAPLPVRVLAAPAPIVAGPSA, from the coding sequence GGCAAGGCGCGACCCCGGGTGCTCTTCGTCGGCACCGCGACCGGAGACGACGCGGCGTACATCGTGAGCTTCTACCGGACCTACGACTCCGACCGCGCTGCACCGCACCATCTCACGCTGTTCCATCGCGACATCGACGATCTCGCGGGCTTGGTCCGCGGGTTCGACGTGATCCATGTCGGCGGCGGCAACACCGCGAACATGCTCGACGTCTGGAAGCGGCAGGGGCTCGACGAGATACTCCGCGGCATGTGGCGGGATCCCGACTCGAACGTCGTGTTCGCGGGCGGCTCCGCCGGAGGCATCTGCTGGTTCGAGGGCGGCACGACCGACAGTTACGGTCCCACCCTGCAGGTGCTTCCGGAGGGCCTCGGATTCCTCGCCGGGAGCTTCTGCCCGCACTACGACGCCGAAGACCAACGACGCCCGCTCTACCACCGGGCGCTCATCGACGGCTCGTTGCCGGCAGGCTATGCGGTGGGCAATCTGCAGTCGCTGCACTTCGACGGCGACCGGCTCGTCACGGCGATCAGCCCGGTCGACGACCCGCTCGCACTCCGGGTCGAGGCCCGCGACGGGCAGATCGTCGAGGCCCCGTTGCCGGTGCGCGTCCTGGCGGCACCCGCCCCCATCGTCGCGGGGCCGAGCGCATGA